Proteins encoded together in one Anguilla anguilla isolate fAngAng1 chromosome 9, fAngAng1.pri, whole genome shotgun sequence window:
- the si:dkeyp-23e4.3 gene encoding rho GTPase-activating protein 7 isoform X1, whose amino-acid sequence MARMAKTPLRRSFSDHVKVSTNKAWDIFWKSAREKRLSEIEAKEACDWLRAAGFPQYVQLFRDSQFPIDIDWVKSDHQFLDKDAVDSLCRRLSTLNRCVEMKLETHRSRRRSEDSEEDEPCAISARWAFERGTRRWSRQEGLEFLPSPDSPSADTPSPREPPFRDEAGSPHSSGESNGGCGTPKTPEDPETSRSSSRSSCQPPSLDGSLSAPPSPGDTPGPGSEERLADRPPRKRGRSLMRKMEKLRLRGGTLRPPSHGNKARVLISGPVLQDGFDEEKLARLRCLDLSELRDGPASPPSSPPRSGSASPSLPSSTVSTPSPVTRVRSHRQRAPPLDQSPTRHTDDQAYQNQNQNQNHRQEHVAFQVPPGHKPGTFPTALTHSVLCPIDNTSVNWRTGSFHGYRGRQCLSSGSKERGLVCSPLASPTDKRGSVYDNVPGGPAHGRTVSDPPVWTGRGGEDADADDDVFSALDSVMERISGLQQLVTAWSEKLSDDGDSDSAHTGSGSSPCPPSPRDIHLEIEKHRGAGSTPPDGDRENCDQTPEESEPEPEPASEHYSGERPSPQHRRLGRLHWTSEQELHPDPPTTGIEGQPAVHINLLQKLSLLRLTALMDKFSPSSKQGWSWTVPKTMRKTRAPESWDGRVFGVPLLQSVQQTGYPLPPGILKALHYLRAEGLDQVGLFRKSGVKSRIQALREMVEADPAGVSYEGQSAYDVADMVKQYFRDLPEPIFSSKLCESFLHIYQYFPKDQQFAGVQAAIFLLPDENREALQTLLLFLRDVVACAKENQMTPTNVAVCLAPSLFHLNSLKRDSTTSSRSSHRKHSLGRPDQRDLSENLAATQGLAHLVAESAHLFQVPRDWLMQNQGILGDEVLQPGDGWHFPPDLSEAEQDQREALDLCVQDVLREAREGFRGWAPFSSPNSVDLAFRKEEDGLPLRSWKAVVEVEAPVEEALHLLLREQQVWEEELQHCGVIERLGEDTEVYRYTLQGVGARPPLDHVLLRTWQRDPSSGATVLAAASTEHPDAPPRGVRAQVLTCVHLLEPLGTGRARLTHVCRTDTRGRSPDWYNRVAGYLLALKLGKVRDSFRPDVKEMKI is encoded by the exons AAATTGAAGCAAAGGAagcgtgtgattggctcagaGCAGCGGGCTTCCCCCAGTACGTGCAGTTGTTCAGAG ACTCCCAGTTTCCCATTGATATAGACTGGGTGAAGAGCGACCACCAGTTCCTGGATAAAGACGCCGTAGACTCACTCTGCAG GAGGCTGAGCACCTTAAACAGGTGCGTGGAGATGAAGCTGGAGACGCACCGGTCCAGGAGGAGG AGCGAAGACTCGGAGGAGGACGAGCCGTGCGCCATCAGCGCCCGGTGGGCCTTCGAGCGGGGGACCCGGCGCTGGTCCCGGCAGGAGGGCCTGGAGTTCCTGCCCTCGCCCGACAGCCCCAGCGCGGACACGCCGTCGCCGCGGGAACCGCCCTTCCGCGACGAGGCCGGCTCGCCGCACAGCTCCGGCGAGAGCAACGGCGGCTGCGGCACCCCGAAAACCCCGGAGGACCCCGAAACCAGCCGGagctcctcccgctcctcctgcCAGCCCCCCTCCCTGGACGGGTCCCTCAGCGCCCCCCCGTCGCCCGGCGACACCCCCGGCCCGGGGAGCGAGGAGCGCCTGGCGGACAGGCCGCCCAggaagagggggcggagcctgatgCGTAAGATGGAGAAGCTGCGTCTCCGTGGCGGCACGCTGAGGCCTCCGTCTCACGGCAACAAGGCCCGGGTGCTGATCAGCGGGCCGGTGCTGCAGGACGGATTCGACGAGGAGAAGCTCGCGCGCCTGCGCTGCCTGGACCTGTCCGAGCTTCGGGACGGGCCCGCCAgccccccgtcctcccccccccgctccgggAGCGCCAGCCCTTCCCTGCCCAGCAGCACCGTCAGCACGCCCAGTCCCGTGACCCGGGTCCGCAGCCATCGCCAACGGGCCCCGCCCCTCGACCAGAGCCCGACCCGGCACACGGACGACCAGGCctaccagaaccagaaccagaaccagaaccaccGCCAGGAGCACGTGGCCTTCCAGGTCCCGCCGGGCCACAAGCCCGGGACGTTCCCCACGGCGCTGACCCACAGCGTCCTGTGCCCCATCGACAACACCTCCGTCAACTGGCGGACGGGCAGTTTCCACGGTTACCGAGGCCGGCAGTGCCTGAGCAGCGGGTCGAAGGAGCGCGGCCTGGTCTGCAGCCCGCTGGCGTCCCCAACCGACAAGCGCGGCAGCGTCTACGACAACGTCCCGGGGGGGCCGGCGCACGGGCGCACCGTAAGCGACCCCCCCGTgtggacggggagggggggggaggacgccGACGCCGACGACGACGTGTTCTCCGCGCTGGACAGCGTCATGGAGCGCATCAGCGgcctgcagcagctggtcaCCGCCTGGAGCGAGAAGCTGTCGGACGACGGAGACTCCGACTCCGCCCACACCGGctccggctcctccccctgcccgcCCTCTCCCAGGGACATCCACCTGGAAATCGAGAAGCACCGGGGGGCCGGCTCCACCCCCCCGGACGGAGACCGGGAGAACTGCGACCAAACCCCCGAAGAGTCCGAGCCCGAGCCCGAGCCCGCGAGCGAGCACTACTCCGGAGAGCGGCCATCTCCACAACACAGAAG GCTGGGTCGGCTCCACTGGACCAGTGAACAGGAGCTGCACCCAGACCCCCCCACAACTGGGATCGAGGGGCAGCCTGCGGTCCACATCAACCTGCTGCAGAAACTGTCCCTGCTGAGACTCACCGCGCTCATGGACAAGTTCTCGCCCTCCAGCAAGCAGGGCTGGAGCTg GACTGTTCCAAAGACCATGAGGAAGACGAGGGCCCCGGAGTCCTGGGACGGAAGGGTATTTGGGGTTCCCCTGCTTCAGAGCGTGCAGCAGACGGGGTACCCCCTACCCCCCGGCATCCTGAAGGCCCTGCACTACCTGAGAGCAGAGGGCCTGGACCAG GTGGGGTTGTTCCGTAAGTCCGGAGTGAAGTCTCGGATCCAGGCCCTGCGGGAGATGGTGGAGGCCGACCCGGCAGGCGTGAGCTACGAGGGCCAGTCTGCGTACGACGTGGCTGACATGGTGAAGCAGTACTTCAGGGACCTGCCCGAGCCCATCTTCTCCAGCAAGCTCTGCGAGTCCTTCCTCCACATCTATCAGT ACTTCCCGAAGGACCAGCAGTTCGCCGGCGTGCAGGCGGCCATCTTCCTCCTGCCGGACGAGAACAGGGAGGCCCTGCAgaccctcctcctcttcctcagggaTGTGGTGGCGTGCGCCAAGGAGAACCAGATGACCCCGACGAACGTGGCGGTCTGCCTGGCTCCATCGCTCTTCCACCTGAACAGCctgaagagagacagcaccACCAGCAG CAGGTCGAGCCACAGGAAGCACAGCCTGGGCAGGCCAGACCAGAGGGACCTGAGTGAGAACCTCGCTGCCACACAGGGGCTGGCTCACCTGGTGGCGGAGTCCGCTCACCTCTTCCAG GTACCAAGGGACTGGCTGATGCAGAAccagggcattctgggagatgAAGTTCTCCAGCCGGGGGACGGGTGGCATTTCCCGCCGGACCTCAGCGAGGCGGAGCAGGACCAGCGTGAGGCGCTAGACCTCTGCGTTCAGGACGTCCTGCGGGAGGCCAGGGAGGGGTTCCGCGGCTGGGCGCCTTTCTCCAGCCCAAATAGTGTCGACCTGGCGTTCAGAAAG GAGGAGGACGGGCTCCCCCTGCGCTCCTGGAAGgcggtggtggaggtggaggcgcCGGTGGAGGAGgcgctgcacctcctcctgcggGAGCAGCAGGTTTGGGAGGAGGAGCTCCAGCACTGCGGCGTGATCGAGAGGCTGGGCGAGGACACCGAGGTGTACCGCTACAccctgcagggggtgggggcgcggcCCCCCCTGGACCACGTGCTGCTCAG gaCCTGGCAGCGCGACCCGTCGTCGGGGGCTACCGTCCTGGCCGCGGCGTCGACCGAGCACCCCGACGCCCCGCCCCGGGGGGTGAGAGCGCAGGTGCTCACCTGCGTACACCTGCTGGAGCCGCTGGGCACCGGGAGGGCGCGGCTCACACACGTCTGCCGCACGGACACCAG
- the si:dkeyp-23e4.3 gene encoding rho GTPase-activating protein 7 isoform X3 yields the protein MIITKIEAKEACDWLRAAGFPQYVQLFRDSQFPIDIDWVKSDHQFLDKDAVDSLCRRLSTLNRCVEMKLETHRSRRRSEDSEEDEPCAISARWAFERGTRRWSRQEGLEFLPSPDSPSADTPSPREPPFRDEAGSPHSSGESNGGCGTPKTPEDPETSRSSSRSSCQPPSLDGSLSAPPSPGDTPGPGSEERLADRPPRKRGRSLMRKMEKLRLRGGTLRPPSHGNKARVLISGPVLQDGFDEEKLARLRCLDLSELRDGPASPPSSPPRSGSASPSLPSSTVSTPSPVTRVRSHRQRAPPLDQSPTRHTDDQAYQNQNQNQNHRQEHVAFQVPPGHKPGTFPTALTHSVLCPIDNTSVNWRTGSFHGYRGRQCLSSGSKERGLVCSPLASPTDKRGSVYDNVPGGPAHGRTVSDPPVWTGRGGEDADADDDVFSALDSVMERISGLQQLVTAWSEKLSDDGDSDSAHTGSGSSPCPPSPRDIHLEIEKHRGAGSTPPDGDRENCDQTPEESEPEPEPASEHYSGERPSPQHRRLGRLHWTSEQELHPDPPTTGIEGQPAVHINLLQKLSLLRLTALMDKFSPSSKQGWSWTVPKTMRKTRAPESWDGRVFGVPLLQSVQQTGYPLPPGILKALHYLRAEGLDQVGLFRKSGVKSRIQALREMVEADPAGVSYEGQSAYDVADMVKQYFRDLPEPIFSSKLCESFLHIYQYFPKDQQFAGVQAAIFLLPDENREALQTLLLFLRDVVACAKENQMTPTNVAVCLAPSLFHLNSLKRDSTTSSRSSHRKHSLGRPDQRDLSENLAATQGLAHLVAESAHLFQVPRDWLMQNQGILGDEVLQPGDGWHFPPDLSEAEQDQREALDLCVQDVLREAREGFRGWAPFSSPNSVDLAFRKEEDGLPLRSWKAVVEVEAPVEEALHLLLREQQVWEEELQHCGVIERLGEDTEVYRYTLQGVGARPPLDHVLLRTWQRDPSSGATVLAAASTEHPDAPPRGVRAQVLTCVHLLEPLGTGRARLTHVCRTDTRGRSPDWYNRVAGYLLALKLGKVRDSFRPDVKEMKI from the exons atgataataacaa AAATTGAAGCAAAGGAagcgtgtgattggctcagaGCAGCGGGCTTCCCCCAGTACGTGCAGTTGTTCAGAG ACTCCCAGTTTCCCATTGATATAGACTGGGTGAAGAGCGACCACCAGTTCCTGGATAAAGACGCCGTAGACTCACTCTGCAG GAGGCTGAGCACCTTAAACAGGTGCGTGGAGATGAAGCTGGAGACGCACCGGTCCAGGAGGAGG AGCGAAGACTCGGAGGAGGACGAGCCGTGCGCCATCAGCGCCCGGTGGGCCTTCGAGCGGGGGACCCGGCGCTGGTCCCGGCAGGAGGGCCTGGAGTTCCTGCCCTCGCCCGACAGCCCCAGCGCGGACACGCCGTCGCCGCGGGAACCGCCCTTCCGCGACGAGGCCGGCTCGCCGCACAGCTCCGGCGAGAGCAACGGCGGCTGCGGCACCCCGAAAACCCCGGAGGACCCCGAAACCAGCCGGagctcctcccgctcctcctgcCAGCCCCCCTCCCTGGACGGGTCCCTCAGCGCCCCCCCGTCGCCCGGCGACACCCCCGGCCCGGGGAGCGAGGAGCGCCTGGCGGACAGGCCGCCCAggaagagggggcggagcctgatgCGTAAGATGGAGAAGCTGCGTCTCCGTGGCGGCACGCTGAGGCCTCCGTCTCACGGCAACAAGGCCCGGGTGCTGATCAGCGGGCCGGTGCTGCAGGACGGATTCGACGAGGAGAAGCTCGCGCGCCTGCGCTGCCTGGACCTGTCCGAGCTTCGGGACGGGCCCGCCAgccccccgtcctcccccccccgctccgggAGCGCCAGCCCTTCCCTGCCCAGCAGCACCGTCAGCACGCCCAGTCCCGTGACCCGGGTCCGCAGCCATCGCCAACGGGCCCCGCCCCTCGACCAGAGCCCGACCCGGCACACGGACGACCAGGCctaccagaaccagaaccagaaccagaaccaccGCCAGGAGCACGTGGCCTTCCAGGTCCCGCCGGGCCACAAGCCCGGGACGTTCCCCACGGCGCTGACCCACAGCGTCCTGTGCCCCATCGACAACACCTCCGTCAACTGGCGGACGGGCAGTTTCCACGGTTACCGAGGCCGGCAGTGCCTGAGCAGCGGGTCGAAGGAGCGCGGCCTGGTCTGCAGCCCGCTGGCGTCCCCAACCGACAAGCGCGGCAGCGTCTACGACAACGTCCCGGGGGGGCCGGCGCACGGGCGCACCGTAAGCGACCCCCCCGTgtggacggggagggggggggaggacgccGACGCCGACGACGACGTGTTCTCCGCGCTGGACAGCGTCATGGAGCGCATCAGCGgcctgcagcagctggtcaCCGCCTGGAGCGAGAAGCTGTCGGACGACGGAGACTCCGACTCCGCCCACACCGGctccggctcctccccctgcccgcCCTCTCCCAGGGACATCCACCTGGAAATCGAGAAGCACCGGGGGGCCGGCTCCACCCCCCCGGACGGAGACCGGGAGAACTGCGACCAAACCCCCGAAGAGTCCGAGCCCGAGCCCGAGCCCGCGAGCGAGCACTACTCCGGAGAGCGGCCATCTCCACAACACAGAAG GCTGGGTCGGCTCCACTGGACCAGTGAACAGGAGCTGCACCCAGACCCCCCCACAACTGGGATCGAGGGGCAGCCTGCGGTCCACATCAACCTGCTGCAGAAACTGTCCCTGCTGAGACTCACCGCGCTCATGGACAAGTTCTCGCCCTCCAGCAAGCAGGGCTGGAGCTg GACTGTTCCAAAGACCATGAGGAAGACGAGGGCCCCGGAGTCCTGGGACGGAAGGGTATTTGGGGTTCCCCTGCTTCAGAGCGTGCAGCAGACGGGGTACCCCCTACCCCCCGGCATCCTGAAGGCCCTGCACTACCTGAGAGCAGAGGGCCTGGACCAG GTGGGGTTGTTCCGTAAGTCCGGAGTGAAGTCTCGGATCCAGGCCCTGCGGGAGATGGTGGAGGCCGACCCGGCAGGCGTGAGCTACGAGGGCCAGTCTGCGTACGACGTGGCTGACATGGTGAAGCAGTACTTCAGGGACCTGCCCGAGCCCATCTTCTCCAGCAAGCTCTGCGAGTCCTTCCTCCACATCTATCAGT ACTTCCCGAAGGACCAGCAGTTCGCCGGCGTGCAGGCGGCCATCTTCCTCCTGCCGGACGAGAACAGGGAGGCCCTGCAgaccctcctcctcttcctcagggaTGTGGTGGCGTGCGCCAAGGAGAACCAGATGACCCCGACGAACGTGGCGGTCTGCCTGGCTCCATCGCTCTTCCACCTGAACAGCctgaagagagacagcaccACCAGCAG CAGGTCGAGCCACAGGAAGCACAGCCTGGGCAGGCCAGACCAGAGGGACCTGAGTGAGAACCTCGCTGCCACACAGGGGCTGGCTCACCTGGTGGCGGAGTCCGCTCACCTCTTCCAG GTACCAAGGGACTGGCTGATGCAGAAccagggcattctgggagatgAAGTTCTCCAGCCGGGGGACGGGTGGCATTTCCCGCCGGACCTCAGCGAGGCGGAGCAGGACCAGCGTGAGGCGCTAGACCTCTGCGTTCAGGACGTCCTGCGGGAGGCCAGGGAGGGGTTCCGCGGCTGGGCGCCTTTCTCCAGCCCAAATAGTGTCGACCTGGCGTTCAGAAAG GAGGAGGACGGGCTCCCCCTGCGCTCCTGGAAGgcggtggtggaggtggaggcgcCGGTGGAGGAGgcgctgcacctcctcctgcggGAGCAGCAGGTTTGGGAGGAGGAGCTCCAGCACTGCGGCGTGATCGAGAGGCTGGGCGAGGACACCGAGGTGTACCGCTACAccctgcagggggtgggggcgcggcCCCCCCTGGACCACGTGCTGCTCAG gaCCTGGCAGCGCGACCCGTCGTCGGGGGCTACCGTCCTGGCCGCGGCGTCGACCGAGCACCCCGACGCCCCGCCCCGGGGGGTGAGAGCGCAGGTGCTCACCTGCGTACACCTGCTGGAGCCGCTGGGCACCGGGAGGGCGCGGCTCACACACGTCTGCCGCACGGACACCAG
- the si:dkeyp-23e4.3 gene encoding rho GTPase-activating protein 7 isoform X2 produces MARMAKTPLRRSFSDHVKVSTNKAWDIFWKSAREKRLSEIEAKEACDWLRAAGFPQYVQLFRDSQFPIDIDWVKSDHQFLDKDAVDSLCRRLSTLNRCVEMKLETHRSRRRSEDSEEDEPCAISARWAFERGTRRWSRQEGLEFLPSPDSPSADTPSPREPPFRDEAGSPHSSGESNGGCGTPKTPEDPETSRSSSRSSCQPPSLDGSLSAPPSPGDTPGPGSEERLADRPPRKRGRSLMRKMEKLRLRGGTLRPPSHGNKARVLISGPVLQDGFDEEKLARLRCLDLSELRDGPASPPSSPPRSGSASPSLPSSTVSTPSPVTRVRSHRQRAPPLDQSPTRHTDDQAYQNQNQNQNHRQEHVAFQVPPGHKPGTFPTALTHSVLCPIDNTSVNWRTGSFHGYRGRQCLSSGSKERGLVCSPLASPTDKRGSVYDNVPGGPAHGRTVSDPPVWTGRGGEDADADDDVFSALDSVMERISGLQQLVTAWSEKLSDDGDSDSAHTGSGSSPCPPSPRDIHLEIEKHRGAGSTPPDGDRENCDQTPEESEPEPEPASEHYSGERPSPQHRRLGRLHWTSEQELHPDPPTTGIEGQPAVHINLLQKLSLLRLTALMDKFSPSSKQGWSWTVPKTMRKTRAPESWDGRVFGVPLLQSVQQTGYPLPPGILKALHYLRAEGLDQVGLFRKSGVKSRIQALREMVEADPAGVSYEGQSAYDVADMVKQYFRDLPEPIFSSKLCESFLHIYQYFPKDQQFAGVQAAIFLLPDENREALQTLLLFLRDVVACAKENQMTPTNVAVCLAPSLFHLNSLKRDSTTSRSSHRKHSLGRPDQRDLSENLAATQGLAHLVAESAHLFQVPRDWLMQNQGILGDEVLQPGDGWHFPPDLSEAEQDQREALDLCVQDVLREAREGFRGWAPFSSPNSVDLAFRKEEDGLPLRSWKAVVEVEAPVEEALHLLLREQQVWEEELQHCGVIERLGEDTEVYRYTLQGVGARPPLDHVLLRTWQRDPSSGATVLAAASTEHPDAPPRGVRAQVLTCVHLLEPLGTGRARLTHVCRTDTRGRSPDWYNRVAGYLLALKLGKVRDSFRPDVKEMKI; encoded by the exons AAATTGAAGCAAAGGAagcgtgtgattggctcagaGCAGCGGGCTTCCCCCAGTACGTGCAGTTGTTCAGAG ACTCCCAGTTTCCCATTGATATAGACTGGGTGAAGAGCGACCACCAGTTCCTGGATAAAGACGCCGTAGACTCACTCTGCAG GAGGCTGAGCACCTTAAACAGGTGCGTGGAGATGAAGCTGGAGACGCACCGGTCCAGGAGGAGG AGCGAAGACTCGGAGGAGGACGAGCCGTGCGCCATCAGCGCCCGGTGGGCCTTCGAGCGGGGGACCCGGCGCTGGTCCCGGCAGGAGGGCCTGGAGTTCCTGCCCTCGCCCGACAGCCCCAGCGCGGACACGCCGTCGCCGCGGGAACCGCCCTTCCGCGACGAGGCCGGCTCGCCGCACAGCTCCGGCGAGAGCAACGGCGGCTGCGGCACCCCGAAAACCCCGGAGGACCCCGAAACCAGCCGGagctcctcccgctcctcctgcCAGCCCCCCTCCCTGGACGGGTCCCTCAGCGCCCCCCCGTCGCCCGGCGACACCCCCGGCCCGGGGAGCGAGGAGCGCCTGGCGGACAGGCCGCCCAggaagagggggcggagcctgatgCGTAAGATGGAGAAGCTGCGTCTCCGTGGCGGCACGCTGAGGCCTCCGTCTCACGGCAACAAGGCCCGGGTGCTGATCAGCGGGCCGGTGCTGCAGGACGGATTCGACGAGGAGAAGCTCGCGCGCCTGCGCTGCCTGGACCTGTCCGAGCTTCGGGACGGGCCCGCCAgccccccgtcctcccccccccgctccgggAGCGCCAGCCCTTCCCTGCCCAGCAGCACCGTCAGCACGCCCAGTCCCGTGACCCGGGTCCGCAGCCATCGCCAACGGGCCCCGCCCCTCGACCAGAGCCCGACCCGGCACACGGACGACCAGGCctaccagaaccagaaccagaaccagaaccaccGCCAGGAGCACGTGGCCTTCCAGGTCCCGCCGGGCCACAAGCCCGGGACGTTCCCCACGGCGCTGACCCACAGCGTCCTGTGCCCCATCGACAACACCTCCGTCAACTGGCGGACGGGCAGTTTCCACGGTTACCGAGGCCGGCAGTGCCTGAGCAGCGGGTCGAAGGAGCGCGGCCTGGTCTGCAGCCCGCTGGCGTCCCCAACCGACAAGCGCGGCAGCGTCTACGACAACGTCCCGGGGGGGCCGGCGCACGGGCGCACCGTAAGCGACCCCCCCGTgtggacggggagggggggggaggacgccGACGCCGACGACGACGTGTTCTCCGCGCTGGACAGCGTCATGGAGCGCATCAGCGgcctgcagcagctggtcaCCGCCTGGAGCGAGAAGCTGTCGGACGACGGAGACTCCGACTCCGCCCACACCGGctccggctcctccccctgcccgcCCTCTCCCAGGGACATCCACCTGGAAATCGAGAAGCACCGGGGGGCCGGCTCCACCCCCCCGGACGGAGACCGGGAGAACTGCGACCAAACCCCCGAAGAGTCCGAGCCCGAGCCCGAGCCCGCGAGCGAGCACTACTCCGGAGAGCGGCCATCTCCACAACACAGAAG GCTGGGTCGGCTCCACTGGACCAGTGAACAGGAGCTGCACCCAGACCCCCCCACAACTGGGATCGAGGGGCAGCCTGCGGTCCACATCAACCTGCTGCAGAAACTGTCCCTGCTGAGACTCACCGCGCTCATGGACAAGTTCTCGCCCTCCAGCAAGCAGGGCTGGAGCTg GACTGTTCCAAAGACCATGAGGAAGACGAGGGCCCCGGAGTCCTGGGACGGAAGGGTATTTGGGGTTCCCCTGCTTCAGAGCGTGCAGCAGACGGGGTACCCCCTACCCCCCGGCATCCTGAAGGCCCTGCACTACCTGAGAGCAGAGGGCCTGGACCAG GTGGGGTTGTTCCGTAAGTCCGGAGTGAAGTCTCGGATCCAGGCCCTGCGGGAGATGGTGGAGGCCGACCCGGCAGGCGTGAGCTACGAGGGCCAGTCTGCGTACGACGTGGCTGACATGGTGAAGCAGTACTTCAGGGACCTGCCCGAGCCCATCTTCTCCAGCAAGCTCTGCGAGTCCTTCCTCCACATCTATCAGT ACTTCCCGAAGGACCAGCAGTTCGCCGGCGTGCAGGCGGCCATCTTCCTCCTGCCGGACGAGAACAGGGAGGCCCTGCAgaccctcctcctcttcctcagggaTGTGGTGGCGTGCGCCAAGGAGAACCAGATGACCCCGACGAACGTGGCGGTCTGCCTGGCTCCATCGCTCTTCCACCTGAACAGCctgaagagagacagcaccACCAGCAG GTCGAGCCACAGGAAGCACAGCCTGGGCAGGCCAGACCAGAGGGACCTGAGTGAGAACCTCGCTGCCACACAGGGGCTGGCTCACCTGGTGGCGGAGTCCGCTCACCTCTTCCAG GTACCAAGGGACTGGCTGATGCAGAAccagggcattctgggagatgAAGTTCTCCAGCCGGGGGACGGGTGGCATTTCCCGCCGGACCTCAGCGAGGCGGAGCAGGACCAGCGTGAGGCGCTAGACCTCTGCGTTCAGGACGTCCTGCGGGAGGCCAGGGAGGGGTTCCGCGGCTGGGCGCCTTTCTCCAGCCCAAATAGTGTCGACCTGGCGTTCAGAAAG GAGGAGGACGGGCTCCCCCTGCGCTCCTGGAAGgcggtggtggaggtggaggcgcCGGTGGAGGAGgcgctgcacctcctcctgcggGAGCAGCAGGTTTGGGAGGAGGAGCTCCAGCACTGCGGCGTGATCGAGAGGCTGGGCGAGGACACCGAGGTGTACCGCTACAccctgcagggggtgggggcgcggcCCCCCCTGGACCACGTGCTGCTCAG gaCCTGGCAGCGCGACCCGTCGTCGGGGGCTACCGTCCTGGCCGCGGCGTCGACCGAGCACCCCGACGCCCCGCCCCGGGGGGTGAGAGCGCAGGTGCTCACCTGCGTACACCTGCTGGAGCCGCTGGGCACCGGGAGGGCGCGGCTCACACACGTCTGCCGCACGGACACCAG